A single genomic interval of Salinarchaeum sp. IM2453 harbors:
- a CDS encoding DUF5781 family protein, producing MEVNTRGPGPAAPFLSARDRFTTEYSLTLPVQVHIQKDPDARTWTTHHEDHHKLNISRAAAQSAMASELALHEYSHMLRHEQEHPSHIQSTREAIYLALAGESVEQQHLTHCYQISNHMKDIYADDITLRVGPSTKLLRFLESQLAAAVTDRSNLGLQHGTRITAQTHPAMTAINSAFALALLERHDALPSSHRIYDLAHAAATDAQTVHFDWYKNQFKSLPTDPTDREYKQILVDLTREYATTQNTAAD from the coding sequence ATGGAAGTTAACACACGTGGTCCCGGTCCAGCAGCTCCGTTTTTATCAGCTCGTGACCGGTTCACCACAGAGTACTCACTTACTCTGCCAGTCCAAGTTCACATTCAGAAGGACCCGGATGCAAGAACATGGACAACACATCATGAGGACCATCATAAACTAAATATCTCTCGTGCTGCAGCACAAAGCGCGATGGCATCTGAACTTGCATTACATGAGTATAGCCATATGTTGCGGCACGAACAAGAGCATCCTTCCCATATACAGTCTACGCGTGAAGCAATATACCTTGCATTGGCTGGAGAAAGCGTCGAACAACAACACTTGACACACTGCTATCAGATATCAAACCATATGAAAGATATCTACGCAGACGACATTACCCTTCGCGTTGGACCAAGTACCAAGCTCCTTCGGTTCTTAGAGTCTCAGCTAGCTGCGGCCGTTACTGATCGGTCAAATCTTGGGCTTCAGCATGGTACCCGAATAACTGCCCAAACCCATCCTGCAATGACGGCGATAAACTCTGCATTCGCTCTTGCACTTCTTGAGCGCCACGATGCACTGCCCTCCTCACATCGGATCTATGACCTTGCACATGCGGCCGCAACCGATGCACAGACAGTGCACTTTGACTGGTATAAAAACCAGTTTAAGTCACTCCCAACAGATCCGACCGATCGAGAGTATAAGCAAATTCTTGTCGATCTCACCC
- a CDS encoding elongation factor EF-2 produces MGRRKKIVDQCERLMDNPDHIRNIAIAAHIDHGKTTLTDNLLAGAGMISEDLAGNQLAMDTEEDEQERGITIDAANVSMTHEYNEKDYLINLIDTPGHVDFGGDVTRAMRAVDGALVVVDAVEGTMPQTETVLRQALRENVKPTLFINKVDRLINELQEGPEEMQKRLQSVIREVNELIRGMAEEKYEEEGWKVSVQDGTVAFGSALYNWAISMPFMQKTGIDFGDIIEYNRNDNVEELVQRTPLSDVVLNMVAEHFPSPNDAQPERIPTVWRGDADSELGQQMELVDADGEVVFMVTDISMDPHAGEIATGRLFSGTIEKGQELYVSGTAGKNRIQSVGLFMGDEREEVDRVPAGNIASVTGLDDAIAGSTVSSVEMTPFEGVEHISEPVITKAVEAQNMDDLPKLIETLRQVSKEDPTIQVEINEDTGEHLISGQGELHLEVITQRIERNQGIPVHTGEPIVVFREAPQGDSREVEGISPNRHNRFYITVEQLDDEVLEAVKRGEAAMEMPEQERREALQEAGMDKETSQNVEHMHNTNIFIDDTKGIQHLNETMELIIEGLEESLNDGPLAGEPVDGSLIRLHDARLHEDAIHRGPAQVIPAVRDAVHQALIDAEIRLLEPVQDVRIDVPNEHMGAASGEIQGRRGQVDDMYQEGDLMVVEGSAPVEEMIGFASDIRSATEGRASWNTENAGFQVMADNLQREQIMDIRERKGMKLELPGSVDYI; encoded by the coding sequence ATGGGCCGACGTAAGAAAATTGTAGATCAATGTGAGCGGCTAATGGATAACCCGGACCATATCCGGAATATTGCAATTGCCGCACATATCGATCACGGAAAGACCACGCTGACAGATAACCTGCTTGCTGGAGCGGGAATGATTTCAGAGGATTTAGCTGGCAACCAGCTAGCGATGGACACAGAAGAGGACGAACAGGAACGTGGAATTACAATTGACGCAGCAAATGTGTCAATGACCCACGAGTACAACGAAAAAGACTATCTTATCAACCTCATTGACACACCAGGACACGTTGACTTCGGTGGAGATGTTACCCGAGCAATGCGGGCAGTCGATGGAGCACTGGTCGTTGTCGACGCTGTTGAAGGAACTATGCCGCAGACCGAAACGGTCCTTCGACAGGCACTCCGAGAGAACGTCAAGCCAACGCTCTTCATTAACAAAGTTGATCGTCTGATCAACGAGCTACAGGAAGGGCCAGAAGAGATGCAGAAACGCCTGCAGAGCGTTATTCGCGAGGTAAATGAACTCATTCGAGGGATGGCAGAAGAGAAGTATGAAGAAGAAGGCTGGAAGGTTTCAGTGCAGGACGGGACAGTTGCGTTCGGCTCTGCGCTCTATAACTGGGCGATCTCAATGCCGTTTATGCAGAAGACTGGCATTGACTTTGGTGACATTATCGAGTATAACCGAAACGACAACGTTGAGGAACTTGTTCAGCGAACGCCACTGTCGGATGTCGTTCTGAACATGGTTGCAGAGCACTTCCCATCACCTAACGACGCACAGCCTGAGCGGATTCCAACAGTTTGGCGAGGCGATGCTGACTCTGAGCTTGGACAGCAGATGGAGCTGGTTGATGCTGATGGTGAGGTCGTGTTCATGGTCACGGACATTTCAATGGACCCACACGCTGGTGAGATTGCCACTGGACGCCTATTTTCTGGAACAATCGAGAAAGGACAAGAGCTGTACGTATCAGGGACAGCGGGCAAAAACCGGATTCAGAGTGTAGGATTATTCATGGGTGATGAGCGAGAAGAAGTTGACCGAGTACCAGCCGGAAACATTGCATCTGTCACGGGACTTGATGACGCAATTGCTGGATCAACTGTTTCAAGCGTTGAGATGACTCCGTTCGAGGGCGTGGAGCATATCTCTGAGCCAGTGATCACAAAGGCCGTAGAAGCACAGAACATGGATGACCTGCCAAAGCTAATCGAAACGCTTCGGCAAGTCTCAAAGGAAGATCCAACGATCCAAGTTGAGATTAACGAGGACACCGGTGAACATCTGATCTCTGGACAGGGAGAGTTACATCTTGAAGTTATCACGCAGCGTATCGAACGGAACCAAGGTATCCCAGTCCATACAGGTGAGCCAATTGTTGTGTTCCGTGAAGCACCACAAGGCGACAGTCGAGAAGTTGAAGGTATTTCACCAAACCGCCACAACCGATTCTACATTACTGTTGAGCAGCTAGATGATGAGGTTCTTGAGGCGGTTAAGCGTGGTGAGGCGGCAATGGAGATGCCAGAGCAAGAGCGACGTGAGGCACTGCAGGAAGCAGGAATGGATAAAGAAACCTCACAGAATGTCGAGCACATGCATAATACGAACATCTTCATTGACGATACAAAAGGTATCCAACACCTGAACGAAACAATGGAACTCATCATTGAAGGGCTTGAAGAGTCCCTCAATGATGGTCCATTAGCAGGAGAACCAGTTGACGGGTCTCTGATCCGACTTCACGATGCTCGGCTACACGAGGATGCTATCCATCGTGGACCAGCACAGGTAATCCCTGCTGTCCGTGACGCAGTACACCAAGCCTTGATTGATGCTGAGATCCGACTGCTTGAGCCAGTCCAAGATGTCCGTATTGACGTACCAAACGAACACATGGGAGCGGCATCTGGTGAGATACAGGGTCGTCGAGGACAGGTCGACGACATGTACCAAGAGGGAGACCTCATGGTCGTTGAAGGCTCCGCACCAGTTGAGGAAATGATTGGATTCGCAAGCGATATCCGATCTGCAACAGAAGGCCGAGCGTCTTGGAACACTGAGAACGCAGGATTCCAGGTTATGGCAGATAACCTACAGCGTGAGCAAATTATGGATATTCGGGAACGAAAAGGGATGAAGCTTGAGCTCCCTGGATCAGTCGACTATATATAA